A window of Funiculus sociatus GB2-C1 contains these coding sequences:
- the recQ gene encoding DNA helicase RecQ, giving the protein MSQFQSLEHALKRFFGYDSFRPGQRQIIQQALSNRDLLVVMPTGGGKSLCFQLPALLKPGLTVVVSPLIALMQDQVESLQDNGIGATFLNSSLSLAQVRSREQDILNSRVKLLYVAPERLLSEKFLPFLDLVQHKIGVSAIAIDEAHCVSEWGHDFRPEYRQLQLLRYRYPNVPFLALTATATERVRQDIIQQLVLRQPNIHIASFNRPNLYYEVQPKLKTAYSQLLQQVRASKGSGIVYCLSRKRVDEIAFRLQQDGIKALPYHAGLSDEDRTSNQRRFIRDDVQVMVATIAFGMGINKPDVRFVIHYDLPRNLESYYQEAGRAGRDGEPASCTIFFGYGDIKTIEYIIDQKSDPQEQRIARQQLRQVIDYTEGTDCRRTIQLSYFGERFEGNCGNCDNCRFPKPLEDWTIESQKFLSCVARCKERFGMNYIIDVLRGSKNQKIQQNGHHELSTYGIGTDKSVDDWKMLARSLLHQGLVDQTSDGYSVLKLNALSWEVLRRQREVKIAVPTVAVIEESPQRVAEVEMLYERLRQLRKQLADEQSVAPYVVFSDSTLKLMARSQPQTSTEFSRLSGVGEYKLAQYGERFVSEIQAYCKEQGITPQTPVATATTPSKNQPSYTQLKTLDLYMQGLSVAEIAQQRDLRTGTIVDHLAELIALNQPIDINSMVSPERQLEILKAIEVTATESLTKIREFLGESYSFDEIRLVRGMWKRRNKNF; this is encoded by the coding sequence ATGTCTCAGTTTCAATCTCTCGAACACGCGCTAAAGCGATTTTTTGGCTACGATAGCTTTCGCCCCGGACAACGCCAGATAATACAACAAGCGCTCTCTAATCGGGATTTGCTGGTTGTGATGCCTACAGGCGGTGGGAAATCTTTGTGTTTTCAGCTACCAGCACTACTGAAACCAGGATTAACTGTGGTGGTGTCGCCTTTAATTGCCTTGATGCAAGATCAGGTGGAATCGTTGCAGGATAATGGAATTGGTGCGACATTCCTCAATAGTAGTCTGAGTTTGGCGCAAGTGCGATCGCGGGAACAAGACATCCTCAACTCTCGCGTAAAATTACTTTATGTTGCTCCGGAACGGCTGCTATCGGAGAAATTTCTGCCATTTTTAGATTTAGTACAGCATAAAATTGGCGTCAGTGCGATCGCAATTGATGAAGCGCACTGTGTTTCTGAGTGGGGACATGATTTTCGCCCCGAATATCGCCAGTTGCAATTGCTACGCTATCGCTACCCAAATGTCCCCTTTTTAGCTCTCACCGCCACTGCTACCGAGCGCGTCCGCCAAGACATCATACAACAGTTGGTGCTGCGGCAACCAAATATTCACATTGCCAGCTTTAATCGCCCGAATCTCTATTACGAAGTTCAGCCAAAACTAAAAACAGCTTACTCGCAACTTTTGCAACAAGTTCGCGCCTCTAAAGGTTCCGGAATTGTCTATTGTCTGAGTCGCAAGCGGGTCGATGAAATTGCTTTTAGGCTACAGCAAGATGGCATCAAAGCTTTACCTTATCACGCGGGACTAAGTGATGAAGACCGCACATCTAATCAAAGACGTTTTATTCGGGATGATGTGCAAGTGATGGTGGCGACAATTGCCTTTGGTATGGGCATTAATAAGCCTGATGTGCGGTTTGTAATTCATTACGACTTACCGCGCAATTTAGAAAGTTATTATCAAGAAGCAGGAAGGGCAGGACGCGATGGAGAACCTGCTAGTTGTACAATATTTTTCGGCTACGGCGATATTAAAACTATTGAATATATTATCGACCAAAAATCAGATCCGCAAGAGCAAAGAATTGCCCGTCAACAGCTACGACAAGTTATAGATTACACTGAAGGAACCGATTGTCGTCGCACGATTCAACTAAGTTATTTTGGAGAACGTTTTGAAGGAAATTGCGGTAATTGTGATAACTGTCGCTTTCCGAAACCTCTAGAAGATTGGACAATCGAATCCCAAAAGTTTCTCTCTTGCGTAGCGCGTTGCAAAGAAAGATTTGGGATGAATTATATCATTGATGTGCTGCGCGGCTCGAAAAATCAGAAGATTCAGCAGAACGGACATCACGAACTTTCTACCTATGGTATTGGTACAGATAAAAGTGTAGACGATTGGAAGATGCTGGCGCGATCGCTTTTACACCAAGGACTTGTAGATCAAACCAGTGACGGTTATTCTGTCCTCAAGCTTAACGCCCTCAGCTGGGAAGTATTGCGCCGTCAGCGTGAAGTTAAAATTGCGGTTCCCACTGTCGCAGTGATAGAGGAATCACCGCAAAGAGTTGCTGAAGTGGAAATGTTGTATGAAAGACTGCGCCAGCTTCGCAAACAATTAGCAGACGAACAATCTGTCGCGCCCTACGTTGTCTTCTCAGATTCTACATTAAAGCTGATGGCGCGATCGCAACCCCAAACTTCAACAGAATTTTCTAGACTTTCCGGCGTTGGGGAATATAAACTAGCACAGTACGGGGAACGTTTTGTAAGCGAAATCCAAGCTTATTGTAAAGAGCAAGGAATTACCCCGCAAACCCCAGTAGCAACAGCAACAACTCCGTCAAAAAATCAACCCAGTTACACCCAACTCAAAACATTGGATTTGTATATGCAAGGTTTGAGCGTTGCCGAAATAGCCCAACAACGTGACTTGCGTACAGGCACCATTGTAGATCATTTAGCTGAATTAATTGCCCTGAATCAACCAATAGATATAAACTCAATGGTTTCCCCAGAACGTCAGCTAGAAATTTTAAAAGCTATTGAAGTTACTGCTACTGAATCTCTCACCAAAATTCGGGAATTCTTAGGGGAAAGCTATAGCTTTGATGAAATTCGACTGGTACGAGGAATGTGGAAACGAAGGAATAAAAATTTTTAA
- a CDS encoding DUF975 domain-containing protein, with product MSKNPSFSQPTGPLSVGNVVSAALRIYRDRFKLYYGLAFTAYLWILVPIYGWAKFSAISALISRLVFSELHERPETVNDARRHVNPRMWRFLWAGILVSLIFFGIALVASIGFGLLVVVLGAILGQNPTAIIIVSLLTVIAVIVFLVVYIRLISRLFIVEVPLAIENNMTANSAISRSWQLTEGFVGRLQWIVFVSFLITLPISIVVQIVTAIIQLLLGALFSADSPIFGLLYLVLVLAISLASGALLIPFWQAVKAVIYYDLRSRREGLGLNLRDNN from the coding sequence ATGTCTAAGAATCCCAGCTTTAGCCAACCCACAGGGCCGCTGAGTGTGGGCAATGTCGTTAGTGCTGCTTTGCGGATTTATCGCGATCGCTTCAAGTTATATTATGGTCTGGCGTTCACCGCTTATCTGTGGATATTAGTTCCGATTTATGGTTGGGCGAAATTCTCTGCAATCTCAGCGCTAATCTCGCGTCTTGTTTTCAGTGAATTACACGAACGTCCGGAAACAGTAAATGATGCCCGCCGTCATGTCAATCCTCGGATGTGGCGTTTCCTCTGGGCAGGAATCTTGGTTAGTTTGATATTTTTTGGGATAGCGCTCGTCGCCAGTATTGGCTTCGGTCTCCTGGTAGTGGTACTGGGTGCTATCCTTGGGCAGAATCCTACGGCAATTATCATTGTGAGTCTGCTGACAGTTATTGCCGTAATTGTCTTTTTGGTTGTATATATCCGGCTTATTTCCCGGTTGTTTATCGTGGAAGTGCCGTTGGCGATTGAGAATAATATGACTGCAAATTCAGCAATTAGTCGCAGTTGGCAATTAACGGAGGGATTTGTCGGGCGGCTGCAATGGATAGTTTTTGTTTCTTTTTTAATCACTCTGCCTATATCCATTGTTGTTCAAATAGTTACAGCTATCATTCAATTGCTATTAGGTGCTTTGTTTTCCGCAGATTCTCCCATCTTTGGCTTGCTGTATTTAGTGCTGGTTTTAGCGATCAGCTTAGCAAGTGGGGCGCTTTTAATACCCTTCTGGCAAGCGGTTAAAGCAGTTATCTATTACGATCTCCGCAGTCGCCGGGAAGGTTTGGGTTTGAATTTGCGCGATAATAATTAG
- a CDS encoding DUF4129 domain-containing protein, whose translation MATGSFEKNSFSWQIQQLQQRIQEWGETTNFPGLNKMSLPSWLNSPILQTIAKFAFWTLLGLFLIWAILQIGQMLRPYFYTARTQPKQSDVTTKRSENELSLARWLERSQKFQQQGNYREACLCLYMAMLQRLSDTGIVPHQPSRTDGEYLQLIQNLPQQNPYKILLMTHQQLCFGNGEASRSVFDKCQQAYREIETL comes from the coding sequence TCTTTTGAGAAAAATAGTTTTAGTTGGCAGATACAACAGCTGCAACAACGAATTCAGGAGTGGGGAGAAACGACAAATTTTCCCGGCTTAAATAAGATGTCCCTACCATCTTGGTTGAATTCTCCTATTTTACAAACAATTGCTAAATTCGCCTTTTGGACGCTCCTAGGTTTATTCTTAATCTGGGCTATTTTGCAGATTGGGCAAATGTTGCGTCCTTATTTTTATACTGCTAGAACCCAACCGAAACAGTCAGATGTGACTACAAAAAGGTCAGAAAATGAATTATCCCTTGCTCGTTGGTTAGAGCGATCGCAAAAATTCCAGCAGCAAGGTAACTACCGCGAAGCCTGTCTGTGTTTATATATGGCTATGTTGCAACGATTAAGTGACACTGGAATTGTCCCTCACCAACCCAGCCGAACTGATGGGGAATATCTGCAATTAATCCAAAATTTACCCCAGCAAAACCCCTATAAAATATTGCTTATGACGCACCAGCAGCTATGTTTTGGAAATGGGGAAGCTTCGCGCTCAGTCTTTGACAAGTGCCAGCAAGCTTATCGGGAAATTGAGACATTATGA
- a CDS encoding DUF58 domain-containing protein: MIPSQRLYFLLLLGIAIAIILAIIWDEKTSILITLLFDILILLLAVWDGQRVKSNAVKVTRYPLQRLSIGRDNPVVLSVQSGKQSAKIRLRDYYPLEFQVSKPTLETTIDPNSTQELTYTVRPDSRGEFVWGDIQVRQLSPWGLVWRDWKIPESQEVAVYPDLVGLRSLSIRLTLENTGTMRQSRRFGMGTEFVELREYGIGDDTRLIDWKATARRSRPLMRVLEPEREQTLIILLDRGRLMTARVEGLKRFDWGVNSTLSLALAGLNRGDKVGVGVFDREIITWISPERGQHQLSKLTERLTPIQPVLLEPDYVGAVTKLVTQQTRRALVVLITDIVDVTASAELLAALSRLTPRYLPFCVTLRDPQVDRLAHTPTQQVEATYTRAVALDLLAQRQVAFAQLKQKGVLVLDAPANQISEQLVDRYLQLKARNQL, from the coding sequence ATGATTCCTTCACAACGCCTCTATTTTCTATTGCTGCTAGGAATTGCGATCGCTATCATACTAGCTATCATTTGGGACGAAAAAACCAGCATTCTTATCACCCTGCTATTCGATATTTTGATATTACTTCTAGCTGTCTGGGACGGACAACGGGTGAAGTCGAACGCTGTAAAAGTGACGCGCTATCCGTTACAGCGACTTTCGATTGGGCGGGATAATCCGGTTGTTTTATCCGTGCAATCGGGGAAGCAGTCGGCTAAAATCCGCTTGCGCGACTACTATCCGTTAGAGTTTCAGGTTTCTAAACCAACCCTAGAAACAACAATCGACCCCAACAGCACCCAGGAACTAACTTATACTGTGCGTCCAGATAGTCGCGGTGAGTTTGTGTGGGGAGATATTCAAGTCCGCCAGCTGAGTCCTTGGGGCTTAGTTTGGCGCGACTGGAAGATCCCGGAAAGTCAGGAAGTCGCAGTTTATCCAGACTTAGTGGGGTTGCGATCGCTTTCAATTCGCCTCACCCTAGAAAACACTGGCACAATGCGCCAATCCCGACGTTTCGGTATGGGTACTGAATTCGTCGAACTGCGAGAATATGGTATCGGTGACGACACCCGCTTAATTGATTGGAAAGCAACCGCCCGCCGCAGTCGTCCACTGATGCGCGTCTTGGAACCAGAACGGGAGCAAACTCTGATTATTTTACTCGACCGGGGACGCTTGATGACGGCACGAGTAGAGGGTTTGAAGCGTTTTGATTGGGGAGTAAATAGCACTCTCTCCCTAGCACTAGCTGGGTTAAATCGGGGCGACAAAGTGGGAGTCGGCGTTTTTGACCGCGAAATAATTACCTGGATTTCCCCGGAACGAGGTCAGCATCAGCTATCCAAACTAACTGAACGTCTTACCCCCATTCAACCAGTGTTGTTAGAACCCGACTATGTTGGTGCTGTAACAAAATTGGTAACTCAGCAAACTCGTCGCGCCTTGGTAGTTCTAATTACAGACATAGTTGATGTCACCGCTTCCGCTGAACTGCTTGCTGCACTAAGTCGCCTCACGCCCCGCTACTTACCTTTTTGCGTCACTCTGCGCGATCCTCAAGTTGACCGACTGGCGCACACCCCCACCCAACAAGTTGAAGCTACTTATACTCGTGCTGTCGCCCTAGATTTACTCGCCCAGCGCCAAGTAGCTTTTGCCCAACTCAAGCAAAAAGGTGTTTTAGTGTTGGATGCACCCGCCAATCAAATCAGCGAACAACTCGTAGACCGCTATCTGCAACTCAAAGCCCGCAATCAGTTGTAA
- a CDS encoding DUF427 domain-containing protein, whose protein sequence is MPKAVWNGAILAESDRTEVVENNHYFPADSINREYFKESNTHTSCPWKGQASYYTIEVDGQVNKDAAWYYPQAKDKAKNIEGYIAFWKGVKVEA, encoded by the coding sequence ATGCCAAAAGCAGTTTGGAATGGTGCAATTTTAGCCGAAAGCGATCGCACCGAAGTAGTGGAAAACAACCACTACTTCCCAGCCGACTCCATCAACCGGGAATATTTCAAAGAAAGCAACACCCATACAAGTTGTCCCTGGAAAGGGCAAGCCAGCTATTATACCATCGAAGTCGATGGGCAGGTTAATAAAGATGCGGCTTGGTACTATCCCCAGGCAAAAGACAAAGCCAAGAACATTGAGGGTTACATCGCCTTCTGGAAAGGTGTAAAAGTCGAAGCTTAA
- a CDS encoding RDD family protein, whose product MHFFNRVTLQTPESVELDFTLAGIGNRAYALFIDYIFLSAILLVFLIVWAVFSIQLVAIIETIALNNSSLNLWLIAILSLITFSIYVGYFVFFEAFWRGQTPGKRYVKIRVIRDDGRPIRLQHSTLRALLRPVDDILFLGVFLITLTRKEKRLGDLVAGTIVIQEEQQVTTKTFSVSENAEVLANKLQMEADLSSLLPEDFAVIREYLQRREAMIPEARTELSRKLAKQVKEVIALENVPPGVSANLFLEAVYLAYQQQSST is encoded by the coding sequence ATGCACTTTTTTAATCGAGTTACGCTCCAAACTCCGGAAAGCGTAGAACTGGACTTTACTTTAGCAGGAATTGGCAACCGAGCTTATGCGCTGTTTATCGACTATATTTTCTTAAGCGCAATTCTGCTGGTCTTCCTAATCGTTTGGGCAGTATTTTCTATTCAATTAGTAGCTATAATTGAAACTATTGCTTTAAATAACAGTAGTTTAAACCTTTGGCTAATAGCAATTCTGTCCTTAATTACCTTCTCCATTTATGTAGGTTATTTTGTTTTTTTTGAAGCCTTCTGGCGGGGACAAACACCTGGTAAGCGCTATGTCAAAATTCGCGTAATTCGTGATGATGGTAGACCGATAAGGCTACAACATTCAACGCTGCGAGCTTTGCTACGACCTGTTGATGACATCTTGTTTCTGGGAGTGTTTTTAATTACACTTACCCGAAAAGAGAAGCGCCTGGGAGATTTGGTGGCGGGAACTATTGTGATTCAAGAAGAACAGCAAGTTACTACTAAAACTTTCTCAGTTTCCGAGAATGCAGAAGTTTTGGCTAATAAGTTGCAAATGGAAGCGGATTTGTCAAGCTTATTGCCAGAAGATTTTGCTGTAATTCGAGAGTATTTACAGCGGCGTGAGGCGATGATTCCGGAAGCAAGAACTGAGTTAAGCCGAAAACTGGCTAAACAGGTTAAAGAAGTCATTGCTTTGGAAAATGTGCCGCCTGGAGTAAGCGCTAATTTATTTTTGGAGGCTGTATATTTGGCATATCAGCAGCAATCATCAACCTGA
- a CDS encoding DUF4350 domain-containing protein: protein MKSKRRLWIFGAIAIGAIILITFLAAPANNQQQSGSTYARDPAGYGAWYAFMSERGSPIQRWQKPFEDLVDSEAKPPITLLRVYSQLEAPISKKERELVDKGNTLVLLGIRHPVTEAAFSTRHNSPQGIIKIDTRRRKIDAEGLLSDRFGAIVWEESIGKGKVVYATTPHLAANAYQDFKSNYKFLAQIVTESGETNKLSIPNQLLVDEYLHGYKDPEVIKREQGENIIIYFTKTPLFPALIPAFILLLVAIWAGNRRFGQPLTLSAPIIDNSVAYIQALAGVLQKANSTEFVVEVVGKEEQLQLQKALGLGQVPLDHQSLIQAWVQQTGHPATELESLLNSHSRKSKMSELKLLAWLEKWEQIRRSLPS from the coding sequence ATGAAATCAAAGCGGCGATTATGGATATTCGGAGCGATCGCTATTGGCGCAATAATCCTGATAACTTTCCTAGCTGCTCCTGCCAATAATCAGCAGCAAAGCGGTTCTACTTATGCCCGTGACCCCGCTGGCTATGGCGCTTGGTACGCTTTCATGTCAGAACGGGGAAGCCCTATCCAGCGCTGGCAAAAACCTTTTGAGGATTTAGTTGATAGCGAGGCGAAACCTCCCATTACCTTGTTGCGCGTCTACAGCCAGCTGGAAGCGCCAATTTCAAAAAAAGAGCGAGAATTGGTTGACAAAGGTAATACTTTGGTGCTTCTGGGAATCCGGCATCCAGTTACAGAAGCCGCTTTTAGTACCCGCCATAATAGCCCGCAGGGAATCATAAAGATTGACACGCGGCGAAGAAAAATAGATGCGGAAGGACTTTTAAGCGATCGCTTTGGTGCCATTGTCTGGGAAGAAAGTATCGGCAAAGGAAAGGTCGTTTACGCCACTACACCCCATCTAGCCGCTAACGCTTATCAAGACTTCAAAAGTAACTATAAATTTCTAGCACAAATTGTCACTGAATCGGGAGAAACGAACAAATTATCAATTCCCAACCAGCTGTTAGTAGATGAATATCTCCACGGTTACAAAGATCCAGAAGTAATCAAGCGGGAACAAGGGGAAAATATAATTATTTATTTCACAAAAACTCCTTTATTTCCAGCTTTAATACCAGCATTCATCCTCCTACTCGTCGCCATCTGGGCTGGTAATCGTCGTTTTGGACAACCTCTCACTTTGTCAGCACCAATAATAGACAATAGCGTTGCTTACATCCAAGCACTAGCAGGTGTCTTGCAAAAAGCTAATAGCACTGAGTTTGTTGTCGAGGTGGTAGGCAAAGAAGAACAGTTACAATTGCAAAAAGCTTTAGGATTAGGACAGGTTCCCCTCGACCATCAATCTCTTATACAGGCTTGGGTACAACAAACCGGACATCCAGCGACCGAACTGGAATCATTGCTAAATTCACATTCCCGAAAATCTAAAATGAGTGAGTTAAAATTGTTAGCTTGGTTAGAAAAATGGGAGCAAATTCGTCGTAGCCTTCCATCTTAG
- a CDS encoding SDR family oxidoreductase, translating to MQLTGKVALITGAGSGIGKAAAVLLAKEGAKIGALGRSDDELKAVVSDIQATGGEAMILKADISEPEQMQQAVEQLVNQWGRLDIVFANAGINGVWASLEDLTPQEWDKTIDVNLKGTFLTVKYAVPHLKKQGGSVIVTSSVNGTRMFSNTGATAYACTKAAQVAFTKMVALELAEQKIRVNVICPGAIDTNIDQNTERRELDEIRQPVDYPEGQIPLTDGKSGTSEQVAQLVLFLASDNSSHISGTEIWIDGTQSLLVG from the coding sequence ATGCAACTTACAGGAAAAGTGGCACTCATCACGGGTGCTGGTTCGGGTATTGGCAAAGCTGCGGCGGTGCTGCTGGCGAAAGAAGGCGCGAAAATAGGCGCATTAGGTAGAAGTGACGACGAACTCAAAGCAGTTGTCAGCGACATTCAGGCAACTGGCGGAGAAGCCATGATTTTGAAGGCTGACATCTCCGAGCCAGAGCAGATGCAACAAGCTGTGGAACAATTGGTAAATCAGTGGGGACGCTTAGATATAGTCTTCGCCAATGCAGGAATTAACGGTGTCTGGGCATCGCTGGAGGATTTGACACCCCAAGAATGGGATAAAACGATTGACGTCAACCTCAAAGGCACCTTCCTTACCGTCAAATATGCCGTGCCTCATCTGAAAAAGCAAGGCGGTTCCGTGATTGTCACCTCCTCCGTCAACGGCACGCGGATGTTTAGCAACACGGGTGCGACAGCCTACGCCTGCACCAAAGCCGCCCAGGTCGCCTTTACTAAAATGGTGGCGCTGGAACTGGCGGAACAAAAGATTCGAGTCAATGTAATTTGTCCAGGGGCAATTGACACAAATATAGACCAAAATACCGAGCGTCGCGAATTGGACGAGATTCGGCAACCTGTGGACTATCCCGAAGGACAAATTCCCTTAACAGACGGTAAATCTGGAACCTCTGAGCAAGTGGCTCAGCTAGTATTATTTCTAGCTTCCGATAATTCTAGCCACATCAGCGGCACGGAAATCTGGATTGATGGCACCCAGTCGTTGCTGGTGGGGTAG
- a CDS encoding stage II sporulation protein M gives MNIQRWIARREPNWKRLDALLRQVEKKGIASLQASEIGALASLYRSVAADLARAKTNNVGNILVQDLQKLTSRAYNQIYQGSRRQEWEAVRDFVRWGFPAVVQETFGYTAVATAIFFLAALIAWWFAWQDPVFLSLLVPEKLISQVRDRQELWMGSIVGIEPLASSSIMINNISVSFGAVGGGITAGAYTIFLMAFNGLHIGAIAALVAQHNLAYPFWAFVFPHGSLELPAIFLAGGAGLLIGRAILFPGKYRRADALKVHSLQAAQLLFGIVPMLIIAGTIEGFFSPSPVVPSAIKYVTGIVLFTLLIIYCSRKPFDNIAALKDS, from the coding sequence ATGAATATTCAACGTTGGATTGCGCGGCGGGAACCGAACTGGAAGCGCTTAGATGCCCTTTTGAGACAAGTCGAAAAAAAAGGGATTGCGTCTCTGCAAGCATCGGAAATTGGGGCTCTAGCTAGTTTATATCGTTCTGTAGCGGCAGATTTGGCTAGAGCAAAGACAAACAACGTGGGAAATATCCTCGTGCAAGATTTGCAAAAATTAACATCTCGTGCATACAACCAGATTTATCAAGGTTCGCGCCGTCAGGAATGGGAAGCGGTGCGGGATTTTGTGCGTTGGGGTTTTCCGGCGGTGGTGCAAGAGACATTTGGTTACACGGCGGTAGCGACGGCGATTTTTTTCTTGGCGGCGCTGATTGCATGGTGGTTTGCTTGGCAAGATCCGGTGTTTTTGTCGCTGCTTGTTCCAGAAAAATTGATTTCACAGGTACGCGATCGCCAAGAATTGTGGATGGGGTCGATTGTCGGAATTGAACCTTTAGCTTCCAGCAGCATTATGATTAACAACATCTCGGTATCCTTTGGTGCCGTTGGTGGTGGTATCACTGCTGGTGCCTATACGATATTTCTCATGGCATTCAACGGGCTGCATATTGGCGCGATCGCTGCTTTAGTTGCTCAACATAATTTGGCTTACCCTTTCTGGGCGTTTGTTTTTCCTCACGGTTCCCTGGAATTACCGGCGATTTTTTTAGCTGGTGGGGCTGGTTTATTGATAGGTAGAGCTATTCTTTTTCCCGGTAAATATCGTCGCGCTGATGCGCTAAAAGTTCATAGTTTGCAGGCGGCTCAGTTATTATTTGGCATTGTACCCATGTTGATTATTGCTGGTACTATTGAAGGTTTTTTCTCGCCAAGTCCAGTGGTTCCATCTGCGATTAAGTATGTTACTGGTATAGTGCTTTTTACCCTTTTAATAATATATTGCAGCCGTAAACCATTTGATAATATAGCAGCCCTAAAGGATTCGTGA
- a CDS encoding AAA family ATPase yields MNEATIFTRLGQTLDKIIVGQSSLVQQLLIALLSGGHVIIEGVPGTGKTLLVKVLAKLIQADFRRIQLTPDILPSDILGTNIFDINSRSFTLKKGPVFTQVLLADEINRTPPKTQAALLEAMEEQQVTLDGETLRLSDLFWVIATQNSLEFEGTYPLPEAQLDRFLFKLVVDYPDTAAEKQMLLNVQSGFRSKAIELAPLKPLATVEQIISARQAVQAVKVEDNILDYLLSLVQRSRKHPDITLGASPRSAVAWLQTSKAQAWLAGRNYVTPDDVKVVASPLLRHRLILKPEAQLDGIQIDSVIASLLNQVSVPR; encoded by the coding sequence ATGAACGAAGCCACTATATTTACCCGCCTGGGTCAAACTTTAGATAAAATAATTGTCGGTCAATCTTCCCTGGTACAGCAGTTACTAATAGCGCTGCTAAGTGGGGGACACGTAATTATCGAGGGAGTACCAGGAACGGGGAAAACCTTACTGGTAAAAGTGCTGGCAAAGTTGATCCAAGCAGATTTTCGGCGGATTCAGCTAACACCGGATATTTTGCCATCAGATATTCTAGGAACGAATATTTTTGACATAAACAGCCGCAGTTTTACCTTGAAAAAAGGCCCAGTTTTCACCCAAGTTTTGCTGGCGGATGAAATTAACCGCACACCACCAAAAACCCAAGCAGCGCTGTTAGAAGCAATGGAAGAACAGCAGGTGACGCTAGATGGGGAAACTTTGCGGCTGTCTGATTTATTTTGGGTGATTGCTACCCAAAATTCTCTAGAATTTGAAGGAACTTATCCTCTACCAGAAGCGCAATTAGACCGATTTTTATTTAAACTTGTTGTAGATTACCCAGATACAGCAGCAGAAAAGCAAATGTTGCTGAATGTTCAATCCGGGTTTCGCTCAAAGGCGATAGAATTGGCTCCTCTGAAACCTCTAGCAACAGTAGAGCAAATTATTAGCGCTCGTCAAGCTGTTCAAGCTGTCAAAGTGGAAGATAATATATTAGATTACTTGTTGTCTTTGGTGCAGCGATCGCGCAAACATCCCGATATCACCTTGGGGGCTTCCCCTAGATCGGCTGTAGCTTGGTTGCAAACAAGTAAGGCGCAAGCTTGGTTAGCAGGGCGAAATTATGTCACTCCTGATGATGTGAAGGTAGTTGCGTCGCCGCTTTTGCGTCACCGCCTGATCCTGAAACCAGAGGCGCAGTTGGATGGGATACAGATTGACTCTGTAATTGCGTCGCTACTCAATCAAGTATCAGTACCAAGGTAA